From one Haloferax marinisediminis genomic stretch:
- the malA gene encoding alpha-amylase MalA translates to MHHPGPPQFMAVGESVQLAPRDPEPDGAYTWHVRSAPVASSLELPDDEAVVQFDPDAAGNYVLELEAPDGTHTLTIRVFPGSYLPAGSVRSGASGMSGYSGYSGQSGSARPTQFSGGASGSGSGAGEAQRGEGGRPRIRLDATVEDDVVVVRADPQPNPNSTTDRDDLVVEFVVDDRDDIDDSAVETEGWELRVPLSAIGDRLRVHAVAIDETYSVPDAVTVERDALTDGGLTETESEPASHTDGSGAQPVSVSRPNDPPKWAQEVTLYEIYVRGYASDDDEADNTFEALEKRLDYLESLGVDCLWLTPVLQNDHAPHGYNIVDFYSIAEDLGSREDYEQFVEAAHDHGMKVLFDLVLNHSAREHPFFKDAYKNPDSEYYDWYEWQDSGEPGTYFDWEYIANFDHRNLEVRRYLLDAVDMWADVVDGFRCDMAWAVPDTFWQEVHDRVKAKDPEFLLLDETIPYIADFHEGMFDMHFDTTLYFTLRQVGRGDEPAERILDAIDQRTEVGFPDHAAFMLYLENHDETRYIVECGESEAMAAAGALFTLPGVPMVYGGQEIGQRGRRDALAWKHARDDIRDHYERLIEVRNETPALRNSGSEFRRIDYEADSDRAVAFVRDHDEGSYLCVLNFGDDPVTIDVGDLAVEATDIVSGDSVAAEGGIRVDDVAICPLA, encoded by the coding sequence ATGCATCACCCAGGACCGCCGCAGTTCATGGCTGTCGGTGAGTCAGTCCAGCTCGCACCGCGAGACCCCGAACCCGATGGCGCGTACACGTGGCACGTACGAAGTGCCCCCGTCGCCAGTAGCCTCGAACTCCCCGACGACGAGGCAGTCGTCCAGTTCGACCCAGACGCCGCAGGTAACTACGTCCTCGAACTCGAAGCACCCGATGGAACCCACACGCTGACCATCCGCGTGTTCCCCGGCTCGTATCTCCCCGCAGGCTCCGTTCGAAGCGGTGCCAGTGGGATGAGCGGATACAGCGGCTACAGCGGCCAGAGCGGTTCTGCCCGGCCGACGCAGTTCAGCGGCGGTGCCTCTGGCTCCGGCAGCGGCGCCGGTGAGGCCCAGCGCGGTGAGGGTGGCCGACCTCGAATCCGTCTCGACGCCACCGTCGAAGACGACGTCGTCGTCGTCCGCGCCGACCCGCAACCCAACCCGAACAGTACCACCGACCGTGACGACCTCGTCGTCGAGTTCGTCGTCGACGACCGCGACGATATCGACGACTCCGCAGTCGAGACCGAAGGGTGGGAACTCCGTGTTCCGCTGTCGGCAATCGGTGACCGCCTCCGCGTCCACGCCGTCGCTATCGACGAGACGTACAGCGTCCCCGACGCTGTGACCGTCGAGCGCGACGCGCTGACCGACGGTGGGCTCACAGAGACCGAGTCCGAACCCGCGAGTCACACCGACGGGTCCGGCGCACAGCCTGTGTCGGTCTCGCGCCCGAACGACCCCCCGAAGTGGGCCCAAGAGGTCACGCTCTACGAGATTTACGTCCGTGGCTACGCCTCCGACGACGACGAGGCCGACAACACGTTCGAGGCACTCGAAAAACGACTCGACTACCTCGAATCCCTCGGCGTCGACTGTCTCTGGTTGACGCCCGTCCTCCAGAACGACCACGCACCCCACGGCTACAACATCGTGGACTTCTACTCAATCGCGGAGGACCTCGGCTCCCGAGAGGACTACGAGCAGTTCGTCGAGGCCGCCCACGACCACGGGATGAAGGTGCTCTTCGACCTCGTCCTCAACCACTCTGCGCGCGAACATCCGTTCTTCAAAGACGCGTACAAGAACCCCGACTCGGAGTACTACGACTGGTACGAGTGGCAAGACAGCGGCGAACCGGGCACGTACTTCGACTGGGAGTACATCGCCAACTTCGACCACCGAAACCTCGAGGTTCGACGCTACCTCCTCGACGCCGTCGACATGTGGGCCGACGTCGTGGACGGATTCCGCTGCGACATGGCGTGGGCCGTCCCCGACACCTTCTGGCAGGAGGTCCACGACCGCGTCAAGGCGAAAGACCCCGAGTTCCTGCTCCTCGACGAGACCATCCCGTACATCGCCGACTTCCACGAGGGCATGTTCGACATGCACTTCGATACGACGCTGTACTTCACGCTCCGGCAAGTCGGTCGCGGCGACGAACCCGCCGAACGAATCCTCGACGCCATCGACCAGCGGACCGAAGTCGGGTTCCCCGACCACGCGGCGTTCATGCTCTACCTCGAAAACCACGACGAAACGCGGTACATCGTCGAGTGCGGCGAGTCCGAAGCGATGGCCGCCGCAGGCGCACTCTTCACGCTCCCCGGCGTGCCGATGGTCTACGGTGGCCAAGAGATTGGCCAGCGCGGCCGTCGTGACGCACTCGCGTGGAAGCACGCCCGTGACGACATCCGCGACCACTACGAGCGCCTCATCGAGGTCCGCAACGAGACGCCCGCGCTCCGGAACAGCGGGAGCGAGTTCCGCCGCATCGACTACGAAGCGGACTCTGACCGTGCTGTCGCGTTCGTCCGCGACCACGACGAAGGCTCGTACCTCTGTGTCCTGAACTTCGGTGACGACCCCGTCACCATCGACGTTGGTGACCTCGCCGTCGAGGCGACCGACATCGTCTCTGGCGACTCTGTCGCCGCTGAGGGCGGTATCCGCGTCGACGACGTCGCAATCTGTCCCCTCGCGTAA
- the gghA gene encoding glucosylglycerol hydrolase, with protein MSTKYGTPTLLTDRTDDLVSWYETVVSNHDDTFEAAKELSERLGAHVSQDGAAVEFGFWTPELVEDEIPEDAVELELLTPPADVDPSDTDHREVSFERDRISMERAGDYHWAVVEGVRAGTRETLGSLYQLVYEDEDGEEHTIQDPVSYSVPFGPFAPAEVYDVTVLDETRADREYFEALGTDDEPVSTTEDDGLPRIDPATSMLEIHPGTATERGSLAGLAEVYEDIAEKQRADEALEPWERAFAGYDGIQVMPVEPLTENEEEHDFWSVESETNDEVTVEIARPDMINWGYDIVVSAFSAPNPAILESGRPDELVDFIAACHDLPRPIKVVFDVALGHADDRGAELLNDRYILGPGMYGKHLDYTEPTARAVFLEMQRRKMDFGADGIRVDGAQDFTSYDPETGEMYHDDDFLAEMDRVVQEVAGTEYRPWMVYEDGRPWPREDWELASSYRALIEQHPHSFQWSPITFAHNTPALLTFWATKWWRVREVGEFGGNWLTGVANHDTVRRGTQIDPTVEFNQSPVNPYLGEDYPETLDEAYDNAASSMLFHCFLPGVPMDFVHANMRAPWGFIRDTDPTWNVKVVSDESKFLYWQVRDEDFEDDRFFHRVKDLGFESREELLTFMNALSSAVGATDYDLDVMADMLSAMDQPLGDDLSAQDLEAYGYAWMRDIDDFANLSYWHDAQDDERSAYRLQTREFRHDRPWLLADLDEDEDYFSYRHPTDGTVLYYGFRNSPDGDEQLLFAANMEGVPVDVSPEYLAEDAAEDANAPDIPTDGWEPALVAPGVEDSTDVALDNGQAIVWRREP; from the coding sequence ATGAGCACGAAATATGGCACCCCGACACTCCTGACCGACCGCACGGACGACCTCGTCTCGTGGTACGAGACGGTCGTTTCGAACCACGACGACACCTTCGAGGCCGCGAAAGAACTGTCAGAACGACTCGGCGCGCACGTCTCCCAAGACGGTGCTGCCGTCGAGTTCGGGTTCTGGACGCCCGAACTCGTCGAAGACGAGATTCCCGAAGACGCGGTCGAACTCGAACTGTTGACTCCGCCGGCGGATGTCGACCCCAGTGACACAGACCACCGGGAAGTCTCGTTCGAACGCGACCGAATCTCGATGGAACGCGCCGGCGACTACCACTGGGCAGTCGTCGAAGGCGTCCGCGCAGGCACGCGAGAGACCCTCGGGTCGCTCTACCAACTCGTCTACGAGGACGAGGACGGCGAAGAACACACGATTCAGGACCCAGTCTCGTACTCGGTTCCGTTCGGCCCGTTCGCACCTGCCGAAGTGTACGACGTGACTGTCCTCGACGAGACGCGCGCCGACCGCGAGTACTTCGAAGCGCTCGGCACCGACGACGAACCCGTCTCGACGACCGAAGACGACGGCCTCCCGCGCATCGACCCCGCGACGAGCATGCTGGAGATTCACCCCGGCACCGCCACCGAACGCGGGTCGCTCGCCGGGCTCGCCGAAGTGTACGAAGACATCGCCGAGAAACAGCGTGCCGACGAGGCCCTCGAACCGTGGGAGCGCGCGTTCGCTGGCTACGACGGCATTCAGGTGATGCCTGTCGAACCGCTGACCGAGAACGAAGAGGAACACGACTTCTGGTCGGTCGAATCTGAGACGAACGACGAAGTCACCGTCGAAATCGCCCGCCCCGACATGATAAACTGGGGCTACGACATCGTCGTCAGCGCCTTCTCCGCGCCGAATCCGGCGATTCTCGAATCCGGTCGTCCGGACGAACTCGTCGACTTCATCGCCGCCTGCCACGACCTGCCGCGACCAATCAAGGTCGTCTTCGACGTGGCACTCGGCCACGCCGACGACCGAGGTGCGGAACTCCTCAACGACCGCTACATCCTCGGCCCGGGGATGTACGGCAAGCACCTCGATTACACCGAACCCACGGCACGCGCCGTCTTCCTCGAGATGCAGCGCCGCAAGATGGACTTCGGTGCCGACGGTATCCGCGTCGACGGCGCACAGGACTTCACCTCCTACGACCCCGAGACGGGTGAGATGTACCACGACGACGACTTCCTCGCGGAGATGGACCGCGTCGTGCAGGAAGTCGCCGGCACCGAGTATCGCCCGTGGATGGTCTACGAAGACGGTCGGCCGTGGCCACGTGAGGACTGGGAGCTCGCGTCGTCGTACCGCGCGCTCATCGAACAACACCCCCACTCGTTCCAGTGGTCACCCATCACCTTCGCGCACAACACGCCCGCGTTGCTCACCTTCTGGGCGACCAAGTGGTGGCGCGTCCGCGAAGTCGGTGAGTTCGGTGGGAACTGGTTGACTGGCGTCGCCAACCACGACACGGTGCGAAGAGGAACCCAAATCGACCCGACGGTCGAGTTCAACCAGTCGCCGGTCAACCCCTACTTGGGAGAGGACTACCCCGAGACCCTCGACGAAGCCTACGACAACGCCGCGTCGTCGATGCTGTTCCACTGCTTCCTGCCGGGCGTTCCGATGGACTTCGTCCACGCCAACATGCGCGCCCCGTGGGGCTTCATCCGCGACACTGACCCGACGTGGAACGTCAAAGTCGTCTCCGACGAGTCGAAGTTCCTCTACTGGCAGGTCCGCGACGAAGACTTCGAAGACGACCGGTTCTTCCACCGTGTGAAAGACCTCGGCTTCGAGTCACGCGAGGAACTCCTGACGTTCATGAACGCCCTCTCGTCGGCAGTCGGCGCGACCGACTACGACCTCGACGTGATGGCCGACATGCTCTCGGCGATGGACCAACCGCTCGGCGACGACCTCTCGGCTCAGGACCTCGAAGCCTACGGCTACGCGTGGATGCGCGACATCGACGACTTCGCCAACCTGAGTTACTGGCACGACGCACAGGACGACGAGCGGTCGGCGTACCGTCTCCAGACGAGAGAGTTCCGCCACGACCGCCCGTGGCTCCTCGCCGACCTCGACGAGGACGAGGACTACTTCAGCTACCGACACCCGACCGACGGGACGGTCCTCTACTACGGGTTCCGGAACTCACCCGACGGTGACGAACAACTCCTGTTCGCCGCGAACATGGAGGGCGTCCCAGTGGACGTCTCGCCCGAGTATCTCGCCGAAGACGCCGCCGAGGACGCGAACGCTCCCGACATCCCGACCGACGGATGGGAACCAGCGCTCGTCGCACCCGGCGTCGAGGACTCGACCGACGTCGCACTCGACAACGGCCAGGCAATCGTCTGGCGGCGCGAACCCTAA
- a CDS encoding redoxin domain-containing protein — MLDVGDSAPDFSVPIAGGEVYNDISSFTLSEALGDGPIVLAFIPAAFTSGCTTEMCTFRDSMHRFEGLDAKVYGISVDLPPALNIFIQQEELNFPMLSDWRHEVIHDYGVVLPDMYGLFEVAKRSIFVLDSTGTVTYRWVEGEGKTDFGAAIDAVYDAVAETVSV, encoded by the coding sequence ATGCTCGACGTTGGCGACAGCGCACCAGATTTCTCCGTCCCGATTGCAGGCGGCGAAGTGTACAACGACATCAGTTCGTTCACGCTCAGTGAAGCACTCGGCGACGGCCCCATCGTCTTGGCGTTCATCCCGGCGGCGTTCACCAGCGGGTGTACGACCGAGATGTGTACGTTCCGCGATTCGATGCACCGGTTCGAGGGACTCGACGCGAAGGTCTACGGCATCAGCGTGGACCTCCCGCCGGCACTGAACATCTTCATCCAGCAAGAGGAACTCAACTTCCCCATGCTCTCTGACTGGAGACACGAGGTCATCCACGACTACGGTGTCGTGCTCCCCGATATGTACGGCCTCTTCGAGGTCGCCAAGCGGAGTATCTTCGTCCTCGATTCGACGGGGACCGTGACGTACCGATGGGTCGAAGGCGAGGGGAAGACCGACTTCGGCGCGGCCATCGATGCGGTGTACGACGCAGTCGCCGAGACTGTCTCCGTGTAA
- a CDS encoding DoxX family protein has translation MSTEITTTLARFKRPLCYVMGALYIVAGVMHFVVPDAYVQIVPPAFPRALELVYLSGVAEVALGIGVLLPQTRRIAAWGLVALLIAIFPANVYMATSGVVLTGVPEFVQNPSATARWARLPLQVVLILWAWWYTRPAPGDEA, from the coding sequence ATGAGTACGGAAATCACTACCACGTTGGCCCGATTCAAGCGCCCGCTCTGCTACGTGATGGGTGCACTCTACATCGTCGCGGGAGTGATGCACTTCGTCGTTCCTGACGCGTACGTCCAAATCGTTCCGCCGGCGTTTCCGCGTGCACTCGAACTCGTCTATCTCTCTGGAGTCGCGGAAGTCGCCCTCGGCATCGGTGTGTTGCTTCCGCAGACTCGACGTATCGCGGCGTGGGGACTCGTTGCACTGCTGATTGCCATCTTTCCGGCGAACGTCTACATGGCGACCAGCGGCGTCGTTCTCACTGGTGTCCCTGAATTCGTGCAAAATCCCTCTGCGACGGCTCGCTGGGCACGCCTCCCGCTGCAAGTGGTGCTCATTCTGTGGGCGTGGTGGTACACGCGGCCGGCACCCGGTGACGAAGCCTGA
- a CDS encoding fasciclin domain-containing protein: protein MTFNPDRRQALKTIGGAGLLLAGGAGVASAKPPRDGPTIVDIASGDDRFDILVAAVVAAGLDGALSGNRQLTVLAPTDDAFVALFSELAGVELTEEDVLDAIETGNLPAGLTIDDVASILLYHVVPGRRKEKSVVRVPKLPTLNGAKIAVDGTELNDGQADIVITDITASNGVIHALNGVLLP from the coding sequence ATGACGTTCAATCCAGACCGGCGGCAAGCACTGAAGACGATCGGCGGCGCGGGACTACTGCTCGCAGGTGGAGCAGGTGTGGCGAGCGCGAAACCACCTCGTGACGGGCCCACTATCGTAGACATCGCGTCAGGCGACGACCGGTTCGATATTCTCGTCGCGGCAGTCGTCGCCGCCGGGCTCGACGGCGCTCTCAGTGGCAACCGACAGCTAACAGTGCTCGCCCCGACTGACGATGCGTTCGTGGCCCTCTTCAGCGAACTAGCTGGGGTCGAACTGACCGAAGAAGACGTTCTCGACGCTATCGAAACCGGAAACCTGCCCGCTGGCTTGACCATCGACGACGTTGCGAGTATCCTCCTTTACCACGTCGTTCCCGGCCGGCGCAAGGAGAAGTCCGTCGTGCGGGTGCCGAAACTGCCCACGCTGAACGGCGCGAAAATCGCCGTCGATGGGACCGAACTGAACGACGGGCAAGCAGACATCGTCATTACGGATATCACGGCGTCGAACGGCGTCATCCACGCCCTCAACGGCGTGCTGCTGCCCTAA
- a CDS encoding ArnT family glycosyltransferase: MGRRGSRIPDIDRSFPFDFDLQLDFDRTRTRRRAAALVISLVVGLLVTWLAVDLFPFHSVNDDEGVYLTQAAMLLEGKLFLYPGALADAVRPWFFVVEETTSAPGGVQMYSKYGPVVPALFALGLAVGLPNLVLGAVAAANAGLVYTLTADVFDRETGILAAGLLGTAPLFLLTSATFLAYAPATMLNLGFAVCYVRAARRDSSGYAVVAGGLVGLAFFARPYTAVLFALPFIVHSLWALTNAWRGGTGWPVFRRYVAIALPGLAFVGLTLAYNAVVTGDPLRFPYIAFAPLDGIGFGRRAILGYDIVFTPALGVETSIEALRLLVTRWGPMGWLGTVAAVVGVGLTAQRWWRHQTGRKLRGSDRRRYHGLGGRKRAFVELSDDALASILVGVFVSVFVGNAFFWGTHNGLRNGLIDLLGPFYHFDALVPLAAFGAAGIVGVVRVLRRFAHDRFSASEARGVVFSVLLVSALVAGGVTLDAAGDPYDENRLRTENLAGTYEPLLDAGFEDPPLSPSVPKVGAGKANDSKALVFHPDPYGDWSAHPFQTLRNDPGFDGPVLYAIDDGAEQDFTVLDATNRTPYRFTYRGSWTGAVEPVDPELTRLRVLESDRVDATTTLGVPEGSNTVSVRVESGDEYARYDVPMAEDHTVEWDITSEGVSVTNYPRAAGPDRVPIPDGASEVALLVTYVGDFGETVTYRQTVSVERSGGDVRVIWPPETRVCRLTTDCGTESEWVGPDGEYLPGVAVETNATAAN; the protein is encoded by the coding sequence ATGGGTCGGCGCGGGTCCCGTATTCCAGATATCGACCGCAGTTTTCCCTTCGACTTCGACCTCCAGTTGGACTTCGACCGAACGCGAACGCGACGCCGAGCGGCCGCCCTCGTCATCTCACTGGTTGTCGGCCTCCTCGTGACGTGGCTCGCAGTGGACCTCTTTCCGTTCCACTCCGTCAACGACGACGAAGGCGTCTACCTCACACAGGCCGCGATGCTGTTGGAGGGCAAGCTGTTCCTCTATCCCGGTGCCCTCGCTGATGCGGTCAGACCGTGGTTCTTCGTCGTCGAAGAGACGACGAGCGCGCCCGGTGGGGTTCAGATGTACTCGAAGTACGGGCCCGTCGTTCCGGCCCTGTTCGCCCTCGGTCTCGCAGTCGGACTCCCGAACCTCGTCTTGGGTGCCGTCGCCGCCGCGAACGCAGGACTCGTCTACACACTCACGGCAGACGTGTTCGACCGTGAGACGGGTATCCTCGCTGCGGGACTCCTCGGAACTGCACCGCTGTTTCTCCTCACCTCGGCGACGTTCCTCGCGTACGCCCCCGCGACGATGCTCAACCTCGGGTTCGCCGTCTGCTACGTCAGGGCAGCGCGACGGGACTCCTCGGGGTACGCCGTCGTCGCCGGCGGCCTCGTCGGACTCGCATTCTTCGCACGACCCTACACGGCCGTCCTGTTCGCCCTCCCGTTCATCGTACACTCGCTGTGGGCGCTCACCAACGCGTGGCGAGGCGGGACGGGGTGGCCCGTCTTTCGGCGATACGTCGCCATCGCACTCCCCGGACTCGCCTTCGTCGGCCTGACGCTCGCGTACAACGCCGTCGTCACCGGCGACCCACTGCGATTCCCGTACATCGCGTTCGCCCCGCTCGACGGCATCGGATTCGGCCGCCGGGCGATACTCGGCTACGACATCGTCTTCACGCCCGCGCTGGGTGTCGAAACGAGCATCGAGGCGCTCAGGTTGCTCGTGACTCGCTGGGGGCCGATGGGGTGGCTTGGAACCGTCGCCGCTGTCGTCGGCGTCGGTCTCACGGCCCAACGATGGTGGCGGCACCAGACCGGCCGAAAGCTCCGTGGGAGCGACAGACGACGCTATCACGGCCTCGGCGGGCGCAAGCGAGCGTTCGTCGAACTGTCGGACGACGCGCTCGCCTCGATTCTCGTCGGCGTCTTCGTCTCCGTGTTCGTCGGCAACGCCTTCTTCTGGGGGACCCACAACGGACTCCGAAACGGTCTCATCGACCTGCTCGGTCCGTTCTACCACTTCGACGCGCTCGTCCCACTCGCCGCCTTCGGGGCGGCCGGAATCGTCGGGGTGGTTCGGGTGCTTCGCCGTTTCGCCCACGACAGATTTTCCGCATCCGAGGCCCGCGGCGTCGTCTTCTCGGTGCTTCTCGTCTCCGCACTCGTCGCCGGTGGCGTCACCCTCGACGCGGCGGGCGACCCGTACGACGAGAACCGCCTCCGTACCGAAAATCTCGCTGGGACGTACGAACCGCTCCTCGACGCGGGGTTCGAAGACCCACCACTTTCGCCGTCTGTCCCGAAGGTCGGTGCCGGGAAGGCGAACGACTCGAAGGCGCTGGTGTTCCACCCCGACCCATACGGTGACTGGTCCGCCCACCCGTTCCAGACCCTCCGCAACGACCCGGGATTCGACGGGCCAGTCCTCTACGCTATCGACGACGGTGCCGAACAGGACTTCACCGTCCTCGACGCGACGAACCGGACACCGTATCGGTTTACCTACCGTGGCTCGTGGACCGGTGCGGTCGAGCCGGTCGACCCAGAGCTGACCCGCCTTCGCGTGCTGGAGAGTGACCGAGTCGATGCGACGACGACTCTCGGTGTGCCCGAGGGGAGCAACACCGTCTCTGTCCGGGTCGAATCGGGCGACGAGTACGCGCGATACGACGTCCCGATGGCCGAGGACCACACCGTCGAGTGGGACATCACATCTGAGGGCGTCAGTGTGACGAACTATCCGCGTGCTGCCGGTCCCGACCGAGTTCCGATTCCCGATGGGGCGAGTGAAGTCGCCCTCCTCGTCACCTACGTCGGCGACTTCGGTGAGACGGTGACGTATCGGCAGACCGTCTCGGTAGAACGGAGTGGTGGCGACGTTCGCGTCATCTGGCCGCCAGAGACGCGTGTCTGCCGACTCACGACCGACTGTGGAACCGAAAGTGAATGGGTCGGTCCCGACGGCGAGTATCTGCCGGGCGTGGCGGTGGAGACGAACGCGACTGCAGCGAACTGA